One Coffea arabica cultivar ET-39 chromosome 5c, Coffea Arabica ET-39 HiFi, whole genome shotgun sequence DNA window includes the following coding sequences:
- the LOC113710194 gene encoding protein FAR-RED IMPAIRED RESPONSE 1 isoform X4 has translation MVDSSENAIQVTAHMVDVADQASHRDVGIAHSTAKDITGFGGVTEFEPHDGIEFESHEAAYSFYQEYAKSMGFTTSIKNSRRSKKSKEFIDAKFACSRYGITPESDGGSSRRPSVKKTDCKASMHVKRKKDGKWYIHEFLKEHNHELLPALAYHFRIHRNVKLAEKNNIDILHAVSERTRKMYVQMSRQSGGSPEIGFLRSGSDSQLDRGRSLVVEEGDSQLMVEYFMHLQRENPYFFYAIDVNEDQRLRNLFWVDAKSRKDYRSFNDVIVFDTSYMKGNEKMPFAPFVGVNHHFQPMLLGCGLLADETVSTFLWLMKTWHKAMGGQAPKVIITDQDKALKVAVEEVLPNSRHCFALWHIMERLPDTLSHTIKQHESFTRKFSKCVFKSLTDEQFDMKWWKMVGRFELHENEWIHSLYEDRKKWVPAFLRDAFLAGMSTIQRSESLISFFDKYIHKKISLKEFIRQYGTILQNRYEEEAIADFDTWHKQPALKSPSPWEKQMSTIYTHAIFKKFQVEVLGVVGCHPKKESENGSDVTFRVDDCEKGEDFTVMWNEATSEVSCSCLMFEFKGFLCRHAMIVLQMCGLSSIPFRYILKRWTKDVKNRQTVVDGTERILTRVQRYNDLCRRAIELGEEGSLSEERYNIAFHALVEGLKNCVDVNNKTGTEYSSNPIVLRGAQEEKHGVLSTKESKKKISNKKRKVQSDSEVATLQVEGSLQPMENLSSDAMTINGYYGSQQNVQGLIQLNLMEPPHDAYYVNQQNMQGLGNLDFRPPSFTYGLQDDSHVRSGQLPGGSAKHA, from the exons ATGGTGGATAGTtctgaaaatgcaatccaagtgACTGCACATATGGTTGATGTTGCCGATCAAGCATCTCACAGGGATGTGGGGATTGCCCACTCAACCGCCAAGGATATAACTGGATTTGGTGGGGTTACTGAATTTGAGCCCCATGACGGTATTGAGTTTGAATCTCATGAGGCGGCTTATTCGTTTTATCAGGAATATGCCAAGTCAATGGGGTTCACCACCTCCATAAAGAACAGTCGACGAtcaaagaaatcaaaagaatTCATTGATGCTAAATTTGCTTGTTCTAGATATGGTATCACACCTGAATCAGATGGGGGCAGTAGTAGACGTCCTAGTGTGAAAAAGACAGATTGCAAAGCTAGCATGCACGTCAAGAGAAAGAAGGATGGAAAGTGGTATATCCATGAATTCCTAAAAGAACATAATCATGAACTCTTACCAGCCCTGGCTTATCATTTCCGGATACATAGAAATGTGAAATTAGCTGAAAAGAATAACATTGATATTCTGCATGCTGTCAGCGAAAGGACAAGAAAAATGTATGTCCAGATGTCAAGACAATCTGGTGGAAGTCCTGAAATAGGCTTCCTCAGGAGTGGCTCAGACTCCCAGCTTGATCGAGGCCGTTCACTGGTGGTAGAGGAGGGAGATTCTCAATTAATGGTTGAATATTTCATGCACCTTCAAAGAGAAAACCCTTATTTCTTCTATGCAATTGACGTGAATGAAGATCAGCGTTTAAGGAATTTGTTCTGGGTTGATGCAAAAAGTAGGAAAGACTATAGAAGCTTTAATGATGTCATTGTTTTTGACACAAGTTAcatgaaaggaaatgaaaaaatgCCTTTTGCTCCGTTTGTTGGagtaaatcatcattttcaaccGATGTTGCTTGGATGTGGATTGTTAGCAGATGAAACTGTGTCGACATTTCTTTGGTTAATGAAGACATGGCATAAAGCAATGGGTGGACAAGCTCCTAAAGTGATAATTACTGACCAAGATAAAGCATTGAAGGTCGCCGTGGAGGAAGTCCTCCCCAATTCACGCCATTGTTTTGCTCTTTGGCACATAATGGAAAGGTTACCTGATACCCTTTCTCATACAATTAAACAGCATGAAAGTTTTACACGAAAATTCAGCAAGTGTGTTTTTAAGTCGCTGACAGATGAACAGTTTGATATGAAATGGTGGAAGATGGTTGGAAGATTTGAACTACATGAAAATGAATGGATTCATTCTTTGTATGAAGACCGCAAAAAGTGGGTACCAGCTTTCTTGCGAGATGCTTTTTTGGCAGGGATGTCAACAATTCAACGATCTGaaagtttaatttcattttttgacaaatatatacataaaaaGATCAGTCTGAAAGAGTTTATTAGACAATATGGTACAATTCTTCAAAATAGGTATGAAGAAGAAGCCATAGCTGACTTTGATACGTGGCACAAACAACCAGCACTGAAGTCCCCTTCTCCTTGGGAGAAACAAATGTCAACAATTTACACACATGCAATTTTCAAGAAGTTTCAAGTGGAGGTTTTGGGTGTAGTGGGCTGCCATCCTAAGAAGGAAAGTGAGAACGGAAGTGATGTGACTTTTAGAGTCGATGACTGTGAAAAAGGTGAAGATTTTACTGTCATGTGGAATGAGGCAACGTCAGAGGTTTCTTGTTCATGCCTTATGTTTGAATTTAAAGGTTTTCTTTGTAGACATGCTATGATTGTTCTGCAAATGTGTGGTCTTTCTAGCATCCCTTTTCGATACATTTTAAAGAGGTGGACAAAAGATGTAAAGAACAGGCAAACTGTGGTGGATGGAACAGAAAGGATTCTGACTAGAGTTCAACGATACAATGATTTATGTAGACGTGCAATTGAATTAGGAGAAGAAGGGTCTTTATCTGAGGAGCGTTACAATATCGCTTTTCATGCACTCGTTGAAGGCTTGAAGAACTGTGTAGATGTTAACAACAAAACTGGTACCGAGTATAGCAGCAACCCTATTGTACTCCGAGGTGCACAAGAGGAGAAGCATGGAGTCCTTTCTACTAAAGAAAGTAAAAAGAAGATctcaaacaagaaaagaaag GTACAATCAGATTCAGAAGTTGCGACTCTCCAAGTTGAAGGCAGCTTGCAGCCAATG GAGAATCTCAGCTCGGATGCAATGACCATCAATGGCTATTATGGAAGCCAGCAGAATGTGCAGGGACTC ATACAGTTGAACTTGATGGAGCCACCTCATGATGCTTACTATGTTAATCAGCAGAACATGCAAGGACTG GGGAATCTTGATTTTAGACCACCAAGTTTTACTTATGGATTACAG GATGATTCCCATGTTAGATCTGGTCAGTTGCCTGGAGGCAGTGCTAAGCATGCATGA
- the LOC113710194 gene encoding protein FAR-RED IMPAIRED RESPONSE 1 isoform X1, with the protein MVDSSENAIQVTAHMVDVADQASHRDVGIAHSTAKDITGFGGVTEFEPHDGIEFESHEAAYSFYQEYAKSMGFTTSIKNSRRSKKSKEFIDAKFACSRYGITPESDGGSSRRPSVKKTDCKASMHVKRKKDGKWYIHEFLKEHNHELLPALAYHFRIHRNVKLAEKNNIDILHAVSERTRKMYVQMSRQSGGSPEIGFLRSGSDSQLDRGRSLVVEEGDSQLMVEYFMHLQRENPYFFYAIDVNEDQRLRNLFWVDAKSRKDYRSFNDVIVFDTSYMKGNEKMPFAPFVGVNHHFQPMLLGCGLLADETVSTFLWLMKTWHKAMGGQAPKVIITDQDKALKVAVEEVLPNSRHCFALWHIMERLPDTLSHTIKQHESFTRKFSKCVFKSLTDEQFDMKWWKMVGRFELHENEWIHSLYEDRKKWVPAFLRDAFLAGMSTIQRSESLISFFDKYIHKKISLKEFIRQYGTILQNRYEEEAIADFDTWHKQPALKSPSPWEKQMSTIYTHAIFKKFQVEVLGVVGCHPKKESENGSDVTFRVDDCEKGEDFTVMWNEATSEVSCSCLMFEFKGFLCRHAMIVLQMCGLSSIPFRYILKRWTKDVKNRQTVVDGTERILTRVQRYNDLCRRAIELGEEGSLSEERYNIAFHALVEGLKNCVDVNNKTGTEYSSNPIVLRGAQEEKHGVLSTKESKKKISNKKRKVQSDSEVATLQVEGSLQPMENLSSDAMTINGYYGSQQNVQGLLQIQLNLMEPPHDAYYVNQQNMQGLGQLNSIAPSQDGFFGTQQNMHGLGNLDFRPPSFTYGLQDDSHVRSGQLPGGSAKHA; encoded by the exons ATGGTGGATAGTtctgaaaatgcaatccaagtgACTGCACATATGGTTGATGTTGCCGATCAAGCATCTCACAGGGATGTGGGGATTGCCCACTCAACCGCCAAGGATATAACTGGATTTGGTGGGGTTACTGAATTTGAGCCCCATGACGGTATTGAGTTTGAATCTCATGAGGCGGCTTATTCGTTTTATCAGGAATATGCCAAGTCAATGGGGTTCACCACCTCCATAAAGAACAGTCGACGAtcaaagaaatcaaaagaatTCATTGATGCTAAATTTGCTTGTTCTAGATATGGTATCACACCTGAATCAGATGGGGGCAGTAGTAGACGTCCTAGTGTGAAAAAGACAGATTGCAAAGCTAGCATGCACGTCAAGAGAAAGAAGGATGGAAAGTGGTATATCCATGAATTCCTAAAAGAACATAATCATGAACTCTTACCAGCCCTGGCTTATCATTTCCGGATACATAGAAATGTGAAATTAGCTGAAAAGAATAACATTGATATTCTGCATGCTGTCAGCGAAAGGACAAGAAAAATGTATGTCCAGATGTCAAGACAATCTGGTGGAAGTCCTGAAATAGGCTTCCTCAGGAGTGGCTCAGACTCCCAGCTTGATCGAGGCCGTTCACTGGTGGTAGAGGAGGGAGATTCTCAATTAATGGTTGAATATTTCATGCACCTTCAAAGAGAAAACCCTTATTTCTTCTATGCAATTGACGTGAATGAAGATCAGCGTTTAAGGAATTTGTTCTGGGTTGATGCAAAAAGTAGGAAAGACTATAGAAGCTTTAATGATGTCATTGTTTTTGACACAAGTTAcatgaaaggaaatgaaaaaatgCCTTTTGCTCCGTTTGTTGGagtaaatcatcattttcaaccGATGTTGCTTGGATGTGGATTGTTAGCAGATGAAACTGTGTCGACATTTCTTTGGTTAATGAAGACATGGCATAAAGCAATGGGTGGACAAGCTCCTAAAGTGATAATTACTGACCAAGATAAAGCATTGAAGGTCGCCGTGGAGGAAGTCCTCCCCAATTCACGCCATTGTTTTGCTCTTTGGCACATAATGGAAAGGTTACCTGATACCCTTTCTCATACAATTAAACAGCATGAAAGTTTTACACGAAAATTCAGCAAGTGTGTTTTTAAGTCGCTGACAGATGAACAGTTTGATATGAAATGGTGGAAGATGGTTGGAAGATTTGAACTACATGAAAATGAATGGATTCATTCTTTGTATGAAGACCGCAAAAAGTGGGTACCAGCTTTCTTGCGAGATGCTTTTTTGGCAGGGATGTCAACAATTCAACGATCTGaaagtttaatttcattttttgacaaatatatacataaaaaGATCAGTCTGAAAGAGTTTATTAGACAATATGGTACAATTCTTCAAAATAGGTATGAAGAAGAAGCCATAGCTGACTTTGATACGTGGCACAAACAACCAGCACTGAAGTCCCCTTCTCCTTGGGAGAAACAAATGTCAACAATTTACACACATGCAATTTTCAAGAAGTTTCAAGTGGAGGTTTTGGGTGTAGTGGGCTGCCATCCTAAGAAGGAAAGTGAGAACGGAAGTGATGTGACTTTTAGAGTCGATGACTGTGAAAAAGGTGAAGATTTTACTGTCATGTGGAATGAGGCAACGTCAGAGGTTTCTTGTTCATGCCTTATGTTTGAATTTAAAGGTTTTCTTTGTAGACATGCTATGATTGTTCTGCAAATGTGTGGTCTTTCTAGCATCCCTTTTCGATACATTTTAAAGAGGTGGACAAAAGATGTAAAGAACAGGCAAACTGTGGTGGATGGAACAGAAAGGATTCTGACTAGAGTTCAACGATACAATGATTTATGTAGACGTGCAATTGAATTAGGAGAAGAAGGGTCTTTATCTGAGGAGCGTTACAATATCGCTTTTCATGCACTCGTTGAAGGCTTGAAGAACTGTGTAGATGTTAACAACAAAACTGGTACCGAGTATAGCAGCAACCCTATTGTACTCCGAGGTGCACAAGAGGAGAAGCATGGAGTCCTTTCTACTAAAGAAAGTAAAAAGAAGATctcaaacaagaaaagaaag GTACAATCAGATTCAGAAGTTGCGACTCTCCAAGTTGAAGGCAGCTTGCAGCCAATG GAGAATCTCAGCTCGGATGCAATGACCATCAATGGCTATTATGGAAGCCAGCAGAATGTGCAGGGACTC CTGCAGATACAGTTGAACTTGATGGAGCCACCTCATGATGCTTACTATGTTAATCAGCAGAACATGCAAGGACTG GGTCAATTAAATTCAATTGCACCTAGCCAGGATGGATTTTTTGGAACTCAGCAAAACATGCATGGACTG GGGAATCTTGATTTTAGACCACCAAGTTTTACTTATGGATTACAG GATGATTCCCATGTTAGATCTGGTCAGTTGCCTGGAGGCAGTGCTAAGCATGCATGA
- the LOC113710194 gene encoding protein FAR-RED IMPAIRED RESPONSE 1 isoform X2 — MVDSSENAIQVTAHMVDVADQASHRDVGIAHSTAKDITGFGGVTEFEPHDGIEFESHEAAYSFYQEYAKSMGFTTSIKNSRRSKKSKEFIDAKFACSRYGITPESDGGSSRRPSVKKTDCKASMHVKRKKDGKWYIHEFLKEHNHELLPALAYHFRIHRNVKLAEKNNIDILHAVSERTRKMYVQMSRQSGGSPEIGFLRSGSDSQLDRGRSLVVEEGDSQLMVEYFMHLQRENPYFFYAIDVNEDQRLRNLFWVDAKSRKDYRSFNDVIVFDTSYMKGNEKMPFAPFVGVNHHFQPMLLGCGLLADETVSTFLWLMKTWHKAMGGQAPKVIITDQDKALKVAVEEVLPNSRHCFALWHIMERLPDTLSHTIKQHESFTRKFSKCVFKSLTDEQFDMKWWKMVGRFELHENEWIHSLYEDRKKWVPAFLRDAFLAGMSTIQRSESLISFFDKYIHKKISLKEFIRQYGTILQNRYEEEAIADFDTWHKQPALKSPSPWEKQMSTIYTHAIFKKFQVEVLGVVGCHPKKESENGSDVTFRVDDCEKGEDFTVMWNEATSEVSCSCLMFEFKGFLCRHAMIVLQMCGLSSIPFRYILKRWTKDVKNRQTVVDGTERILTRVQRYNDLCRRAIELGEEGSLSEERYNIAFHALVEGLKNCVDVNNKTGTEYSSNPIVLRGAQEEKHGVLSTKESKKKISNKKRKVQSDSEVATLQVEGSLQPMENLSSDAMTINGYYGSQQNVQGLIQLNLMEPPHDAYYVNQQNMQGLGQLNSIAPSQDGFFGTQQNMHGLGNLDFRPPSFTYGLQDDSHVRSGQLPGGSAKHA; from the exons ATGGTGGATAGTtctgaaaatgcaatccaagtgACTGCACATATGGTTGATGTTGCCGATCAAGCATCTCACAGGGATGTGGGGATTGCCCACTCAACCGCCAAGGATATAACTGGATTTGGTGGGGTTACTGAATTTGAGCCCCATGACGGTATTGAGTTTGAATCTCATGAGGCGGCTTATTCGTTTTATCAGGAATATGCCAAGTCAATGGGGTTCACCACCTCCATAAAGAACAGTCGACGAtcaaagaaatcaaaagaatTCATTGATGCTAAATTTGCTTGTTCTAGATATGGTATCACACCTGAATCAGATGGGGGCAGTAGTAGACGTCCTAGTGTGAAAAAGACAGATTGCAAAGCTAGCATGCACGTCAAGAGAAAGAAGGATGGAAAGTGGTATATCCATGAATTCCTAAAAGAACATAATCATGAACTCTTACCAGCCCTGGCTTATCATTTCCGGATACATAGAAATGTGAAATTAGCTGAAAAGAATAACATTGATATTCTGCATGCTGTCAGCGAAAGGACAAGAAAAATGTATGTCCAGATGTCAAGACAATCTGGTGGAAGTCCTGAAATAGGCTTCCTCAGGAGTGGCTCAGACTCCCAGCTTGATCGAGGCCGTTCACTGGTGGTAGAGGAGGGAGATTCTCAATTAATGGTTGAATATTTCATGCACCTTCAAAGAGAAAACCCTTATTTCTTCTATGCAATTGACGTGAATGAAGATCAGCGTTTAAGGAATTTGTTCTGGGTTGATGCAAAAAGTAGGAAAGACTATAGAAGCTTTAATGATGTCATTGTTTTTGACACAAGTTAcatgaaaggaaatgaaaaaatgCCTTTTGCTCCGTTTGTTGGagtaaatcatcattttcaaccGATGTTGCTTGGATGTGGATTGTTAGCAGATGAAACTGTGTCGACATTTCTTTGGTTAATGAAGACATGGCATAAAGCAATGGGTGGACAAGCTCCTAAAGTGATAATTACTGACCAAGATAAAGCATTGAAGGTCGCCGTGGAGGAAGTCCTCCCCAATTCACGCCATTGTTTTGCTCTTTGGCACATAATGGAAAGGTTACCTGATACCCTTTCTCATACAATTAAACAGCATGAAAGTTTTACACGAAAATTCAGCAAGTGTGTTTTTAAGTCGCTGACAGATGAACAGTTTGATATGAAATGGTGGAAGATGGTTGGAAGATTTGAACTACATGAAAATGAATGGATTCATTCTTTGTATGAAGACCGCAAAAAGTGGGTACCAGCTTTCTTGCGAGATGCTTTTTTGGCAGGGATGTCAACAATTCAACGATCTGaaagtttaatttcattttttgacaaatatatacataaaaaGATCAGTCTGAAAGAGTTTATTAGACAATATGGTACAATTCTTCAAAATAGGTATGAAGAAGAAGCCATAGCTGACTTTGATACGTGGCACAAACAACCAGCACTGAAGTCCCCTTCTCCTTGGGAGAAACAAATGTCAACAATTTACACACATGCAATTTTCAAGAAGTTTCAAGTGGAGGTTTTGGGTGTAGTGGGCTGCCATCCTAAGAAGGAAAGTGAGAACGGAAGTGATGTGACTTTTAGAGTCGATGACTGTGAAAAAGGTGAAGATTTTACTGTCATGTGGAATGAGGCAACGTCAGAGGTTTCTTGTTCATGCCTTATGTTTGAATTTAAAGGTTTTCTTTGTAGACATGCTATGATTGTTCTGCAAATGTGTGGTCTTTCTAGCATCCCTTTTCGATACATTTTAAAGAGGTGGACAAAAGATGTAAAGAACAGGCAAACTGTGGTGGATGGAACAGAAAGGATTCTGACTAGAGTTCAACGATACAATGATTTATGTAGACGTGCAATTGAATTAGGAGAAGAAGGGTCTTTATCTGAGGAGCGTTACAATATCGCTTTTCATGCACTCGTTGAAGGCTTGAAGAACTGTGTAGATGTTAACAACAAAACTGGTACCGAGTATAGCAGCAACCCTATTGTACTCCGAGGTGCACAAGAGGAGAAGCATGGAGTCCTTTCTACTAAAGAAAGTAAAAAGAAGATctcaaacaagaaaagaaag GTACAATCAGATTCAGAAGTTGCGACTCTCCAAGTTGAAGGCAGCTTGCAGCCAATG GAGAATCTCAGCTCGGATGCAATGACCATCAATGGCTATTATGGAAGCCAGCAGAATGTGCAGGGACTC ATACAGTTGAACTTGATGGAGCCACCTCATGATGCTTACTATGTTAATCAGCAGAACATGCAAGGACTG GGTCAATTAAATTCAATTGCACCTAGCCAGGATGGATTTTTTGGAACTCAGCAAAACATGCATGGACTG GGGAATCTTGATTTTAGACCACCAAGTTTTACTTATGGATTACAG GATGATTCCCATGTTAGATCTGGTCAGTTGCCTGGAGGCAGTGCTAAGCATGCATGA
- the LOC113710194 gene encoding protein FAR-RED IMPAIRED RESPONSE 1 isoform X3, with protein MVDSSENAIQVTAHMVDVADQASHRDVGIAHSTAKDITGFGGVTEFEPHDGIEFESHEAAYSFYQEYAKSMGFTTSIKNSRRSKKSKEFIDAKFACSRYGITPESDGGSSRRPSVKKTDCKASMHVKRKKDGKWYIHEFLKEHNHELLPALAYHFRIHRNVKLAEKNNIDILHAVSERTRKMYVQMSRQSGGSPEIGFLRSGSDSQLDRGRSLVVEEGDSQLMVEYFMHLQRENPYFFYAIDVNEDQRLRNLFWVDAKSRKDYRSFNDVIVFDTSYMKGNEKMPFAPFVGVNHHFQPMLLGCGLLADETVSTFLWLMKTWHKAMGGQAPKVIITDQDKALKVAVEEVLPNSRHCFALWHIMERLPDTLSHTIKQHESFTRKFSKCVFKSLTDEQFDMKWWKMVGRFELHENEWIHSLYEDRKKWVPAFLRDAFLAGMSTIQRSESLISFFDKYIHKKISLKEFIRQYGTILQNRYEEEAIADFDTWHKQPALKSPSPWEKQMSTIYTHAIFKKFQVEVLGVVGCHPKKESENGSDVTFRVDDCEKGEDFTVMWNEATSEVSCSCLMFEFKGFLCRHAMIVLQMCGLSSIPFRYILKRWTKDVKNRQTVVDGTERILTRVQRYNDLCRRAIELGEEGSLSEERYNIAFHALVEGLKNCVDVNNKTGTEYSSNPIVLRGAQEEKHGVLSTKESKKKISNKKRKVQSDSEVATLQVEGSLQPMENLSSDAMTINGYYGSQQNVQGLLQIQLNLMEPPHDAYYVNQQNMQGLGNLDFRPPSFTYGLQDDSHVRSGQLPGGSAKHA; from the exons ATGGTGGATAGTtctgaaaatgcaatccaagtgACTGCACATATGGTTGATGTTGCCGATCAAGCATCTCACAGGGATGTGGGGATTGCCCACTCAACCGCCAAGGATATAACTGGATTTGGTGGGGTTACTGAATTTGAGCCCCATGACGGTATTGAGTTTGAATCTCATGAGGCGGCTTATTCGTTTTATCAGGAATATGCCAAGTCAATGGGGTTCACCACCTCCATAAAGAACAGTCGACGAtcaaagaaatcaaaagaatTCATTGATGCTAAATTTGCTTGTTCTAGATATGGTATCACACCTGAATCAGATGGGGGCAGTAGTAGACGTCCTAGTGTGAAAAAGACAGATTGCAAAGCTAGCATGCACGTCAAGAGAAAGAAGGATGGAAAGTGGTATATCCATGAATTCCTAAAAGAACATAATCATGAACTCTTACCAGCCCTGGCTTATCATTTCCGGATACATAGAAATGTGAAATTAGCTGAAAAGAATAACATTGATATTCTGCATGCTGTCAGCGAAAGGACAAGAAAAATGTATGTCCAGATGTCAAGACAATCTGGTGGAAGTCCTGAAATAGGCTTCCTCAGGAGTGGCTCAGACTCCCAGCTTGATCGAGGCCGTTCACTGGTGGTAGAGGAGGGAGATTCTCAATTAATGGTTGAATATTTCATGCACCTTCAAAGAGAAAACCCTTATTTCTTCTATGCAATTGACGTGAATGAAGATCAGCGTTTAAGGAATTTGTTCTGGGTTGATGCAAAAAGTAGGAAAGACTATAGAAGCTTTAATGATGTCATTGTTTTTGACACAAGTTAcatgaaaggaaatgaaaaaatgCCTTTTGCTCCGTTTGTTGGagtaaatcatcattttcaaccGATGTTGCTTGGATGTGGATTGTTAGCAGATGAAACTGTGTCGACATTTCTTTGGTTAATGAAGACATGGCATAAAGCAATGGGTGGACAAGCTCCTAAAGTGATAATTACTGACCAAGATAAAGCATTGAAGGTCGCCGTGGAGGAAGTCCTCCCCAATTCACGCCATTGTTTTGCTCTTTGGCACATAATGGAAAGGTTACCTGATACCCTTTCTCATACAATTAAACAGCATGAAAGTTTTACACGAAAATTCAGCAAGTGTGTTTTTAAGTCGCTGACAGATGAACAGTTTGATATGAAATGGTGGAAGATGGTTGGAAGATTTGAACTACATGAAAATGAATGGATTCATTCTTTGTATGAAGACCGCAAAAAGTGGGTACCAGCTTTCTTGCGAGATGCTTTTTTGGCAGGGATGTCAACAATTCAACGATCTGaaagtttaatttcattttttgacaaatatatacataaaaaGATCAGTCTGAAAGAGTTTATTAGACAATATGGTACAATTCTTCAAAATAGGTATGAAGAAGAAGCCATAGCTGACTTTGATACGTGGCACAAACAACCAGCACTGAAGTCCCCTTCTCCTTGGGAGAAACAAATGTCAACAATTTACACACATGCAATTTTCAAGAAGTTTCAAGTGGAGGTTTTGGGTGTAGTGGGCTGCCATCCTAAGAAGGAAAGTGAGAACGGAAGTGATGTGACTTTTAGAGTCGATGACTGTGAAAAAGGTGAAGATTTTACTGTCATGTGGAATGAGGCAACGTCAGAGGTTTCTTGTTCATGCCTTATGTTTGAATTTAAAGGTTTTCTTTGTAGACATGCTATGATTGTTCTGCAAATGTGTGGTCTTTCTAGCATCCCTTTTCGATACATTTTAAAGAGGTGGACAAAAGATGTAAAGAACAGGCAAACTGTGGTGGATGGAACAGAAAGGATTCTGACTAGAGTTCAACGATACAATGATTTATGTAGACGTGCAATTGAATTAGGAGAAGAAGGGTCTTTATCTGAGGAGCGTTACAATATCGCTTTTCATGCACTCGTTGAAGGCTTGAAGAACTGTGTAGATGTTAACAACAAAACTGGTACCGAGTATAGCAGCAACCCTATTGTACTCCGAGGTGCACAAGAGGAGAAGCATGGAGTCCTTTCTACTAAAGAAAGTAAAAAGAAGATctcaaacaagaaaagaaag GTACAATCAGATTCAGAAGTTGCGACTCTCCAAGTTGAAGGCAGCTTGCAGCCAATG GAGAATCTCAGCTCGGATGCAATGACCATCAATGGCTATTATGGAAGCCAGCAGAATGTGCAGGGACTC CTGCAGATACAGTTGAACTTGATGGAGCCACCTCATGATGCTTACTATGTTAATCAGCAGAACATGCAAGGACTG GGGAATCTTGATTTTAGACCACCAAGTTTTACTTATGGATTACAG GATGATTCCCATGTTAGATCTGGTCAGTTGCCTGGAGGCAGTGCTAAGCATGCATGA